The Halorhabdus sp. BNX81 genome includes a region encoding these proteins:
- a CDS encoding acetylxylan esterase, which produces MDQTTAHADFPTPSAIPARSALPDPLVALDGTAVETAGEWDARRRPEIRQAFEHYVYGYAPDAPPIEIETEPSTAVLDGQAILEERTICFTGLPADAPTIELAVFTPADRDSVPVFLGLNNGGNHAMIDDPAVTITESAVEFGVEDRGVASEYWCVEQLIERGYGLATFHPADIDPDRDDPTEGIQPYYADLPGPAPTRWGTIAAWAWGLRRGVDALLENPRVRDDGIAVIGHSRLGKAALLAGAFDERIDLVVPHQSGTGGVTPARDNDQETIATITEAFPHWFNDLFPAFGGRPERLPVDQHLLVALVAPRPLLDTEGTRDYWTNPGRALDSIRAADPVYDLLGEDGLVGDGLLYGDDKVTAGTVGTLAQYRRETEHTLNQGYWDAILDFADLHLG; this is translated from the coding sequence ATGGACCAGACGACTGCCCACGCTGATTTTCCGACTCCATCGGCGATTCCCGCCCGGTCGGCGCTTCCGGATCCACTGGTCGCCCTCGACGGGACGGCCGTCGAAACGGCCGGTGAATGGGACGCGCGCCGTCGCCCGGAGATCCGGCAGGCGTTCGAGCACTACGTCTACGGGTACGCCCCCGACGCGCCGCCAATCGAGATCGAGACGGAACCGTCGACGGCGGTGCTCGACGGACAGGCGATCCTCGAAGAACGCACGATTTGTTTCACCGGCCTCCCGGCCGACGCACCGACGATCGAGTTGGCCGTGTTTACCCCGGCCGATCGAGATTCGGTTCCGGTGTTTCTGGGTCTGAACAACGGCGGCAATCACGCGATGATCGACGATCCGGCGGTAACGATCACCGAGTCAGCCGTCGAATTCGGCGTTGAGGACCGTGGTGTGGCAAGCGAGTACTGGTGTGTCGAACAGTTGATCGAGCGGGGCTACGGCCTCGCCACGTTCCACCCGGCTGATATTGATCCGGATCGTGACGACCCGACCGAAGGCATCCAGCCGTACTATGCCGACCTGCCCGGACCGGCACCGACACGATGGGGCACGATCGCTGCATGGGCGTGGGGCCTCCGACGGGGCGTCGACGCCCTGCTGGAGAACCCCCGGGTTCGTGACGACGGGATCGCCGTCATCGGCCATTCCCGGCTCGGCAAGGCCGCGCTCCTCGCGGGGGCGTTCGACGAACGCATCGATCTGGTGGTCCCACACCAGTCGGGGACTGGCGGCGTCACGCCCGCCCGGGACAACGACCAGGAAACGATCGCGACGATCACGGAAGCCTTCCCGCACTGGTTTAACGACCTGTTTCCCGCGTTCGGCGGTCGACCGGAGCGACTCCCGGTCGATCAACACCTGCTGGTGGCTCTAGTCGCCCCGAGGCCGTTACTCGACACCGAAGGTACCCGGGACTACTGGACGAACCCCGGCCGCGCGCTCGACTCGATTCGGGCGGCCGATCCCGTCTACGACCTCCTGGGGGAAGACGGCCTCGTCGGCGACGGATTACTGTACGGCGACGACAAGGTGACGGCGGGAACGGTCGGCACGCTGGCGCAGTATCGCCGTGAGACGGAACACACCCTGAACCAGGGGTACTGGGACGCAATCCTCGATTTTGCCGACCTCCACCTCGGATAG
- a CDS encoding class I SAM-dependent methyltransferase codes for MDPDIVRREWADRSGEYSPEYYAYYGPNETSEAIRKTLDQYLGPDPSILELGCSSGRHLAHLLEHGYTDLTGIEVNDDAFDVMRETYPELATRGTFHHDMIEAVIGDMTDGRFDAVFAVETLQHIHPESAWVFDELVRITDDLLITVENEGDRDGTDEHDVTYVSEDIPLYHRDWKRIFTDRGLVEVDAVVGERDTRRTFRIEE; via the coding sequence GTGGATCCAGACATCGTTCGTCGTGAGTGGGCCGACCGGTCCGGCGAGTACTCCCCCGAATATTACGCGTACTACGGCCCGAACGAGACGAGCGAGGCGATTCGGAAGACTCTCGATCAGTACCTCGGGCCGGACCCATCAATCCTCGAACTCGGGTGTAGCTCGGGCCGTCATCTCGCGCATTTGCTGGAACACGGATACACCGATCTGACTGGCATCGAGGTCAACGACGACGCGTTCGACGTAATGAGGGAGACGTATCCCGAACTCGCGACGCGGGGAACGTTTCACCACGATATGATCGAAGCAGTGATCGGTGACATGACAGACGGGCGATTCGACGCCGTCTTCGCCGTCGAGACGCTCCAGCACATCCACCCGGAATCGGCGTGGGTGTTTGACGAACTGGTCAGAATCACCGACGACCTCCTCATCACTGTCGAAAACGAAGGGGACCGCGACGGAACTGACGAGCACGACGTGACCTACGTCTCCGAGGATATCCCGCTCTATCATCGCGACTGGAAGCGTATTTTCACCGATCGGGGTCTCGTCGAGGTCGACGCAGTCGTCGGCGAACGGGACACTCGTCGGACGTTCCGGATCGAGGAATAG